In one Janibacter cremeus genomic region, the following are encoded:
- a CDS encoding shikimate kinase: protein MSAAVPGPYVVVIGPPGVGKSTVAAGIAERTGRRVVDTDRLVEEREGRSVPDLFIESGEEYFREAEQRAVLDSLAQEGIVLALGGGAPMTPAVAEALAGHRVLFLDVGIADAAKRIGFDRSRPLLAVNPRQSWIRTTEARRPTYEGLASWRVDTAGRDAESVVTEALTLLEDPA from the coding sequence ATGAGCGCCGCCGTGCCCGGCCCCTACGTCGTCGTGATCGGCCCGCCCGGGGTGGGCAAGTCCACCGTGGCGGCCGGGATCGCCGAGCGCACCGGACGCCGGGTCGTCGACACCGACCGGCTCGTCGAGGAGCGCGAGGGCAGGTCCGTCCCCGACCTCTTCATCGAGAGCGGCGAGGAGTACTTCCGCGAGGCCGAGCAGCGCGCGGTGCTCGACTCGCTGGCACAGGAGGGCATCGTCCTCGCGCTCGGGGGCGGTGCCCCGATGACGCCCGCGGTCGCCGAGGCCCTCGCCGGGCACCGGGTCCTCTTCCTCGACGTCGGGATCGCCGACGCGGCCAAGCGCATCGGCTTCGACCGCTCGCGGCCCCTCCTGGCCGTCAACCCGCGCCAGTCGTGGATCCGCACGACGGAGGCCCGCCGTCCGACGTACGAGGGCCTGGCGAGCTGGCGGGTCGACACGGCCGGACGCGACGCCGAGTCCGTCGTCACCGAGGCCCTGACCCTGCTGGAGGACCCTGCATGA
- the aroC gene encoding chorismate synthase, whose product MLRWLTAGESHGQALVATLEGLPAGVEVTTSDVADALARRRLGYGRGARMTFERDEVTFLGGVRHGRTLGSPLAVMIGNTEWPKWEAVMGADPVDESALRASNDIGAEKELARNKALTRPRPGHADLVGMQKYGFDEARPVLERASARETAARVALGEVAERFLEQAYGIRLVAHTVAIGEGQAPADGALPTPDDIEALDANPVRAMTREGTDAMVAEIEAAKKDGDTLGGVVEVLAYDVPPGLGSHVHWDRRLDSRLAGALMGIQAIKGVEVGDGFTTARRRGSAAHDEMERDTDGTIRRRTGRAGGTEGGMSTGEVLRVRAGMKPISTVPRALDTVDVTGTDPATAIHQRSDVCAVPAAGVVAQAMVALVLAEACVEKFGGDSVAETARNHRGYLESIPQLMRSWDA is encoded by the coding sequence ATGTTGCGTTGGTTGACCGCCGGTGAGTCGCACGGACAGGCCCTCGTGGCCACCCTCGAGGGCCTGCCCGCTGGGGTCGAGGTGACGACGTCCGATGTCGCGGACGCCCTGGCGCGTCGCCGTCTGGGGTACGGGCGCGGTGCGCGGATGACGTTCGAGCGGGACGAGGTGACCTTCCTCGGTGGCGTGCGCCACGGACGCACCCTCGGCTCGCCCCTCGCCGTGATGATCGGCAACACCGAGTGGCCCAAGTGGGAGGCGGTCATGGGCGCCGACCCGGTCGACGAGTCCGCGCTGCGGGCGTCGAACGACATCGGTGCCGAGAAGGAGCTGGCCCGCAACAAGGCGCTGACCCGCCCACGGCCCGGACACGCCGACCTGGTCGGCATGCAGAAGTACGGCTTCGACGAGGCACGTCCGGTGCTCGAGCGCGCCTCGGCCCGTGAGACCGCCGCCCGGGTCGCCCTCGGCGAGGTGGCGGAGCGCTTCCTCGAGCAGGCCTACGGCATCCGCCTCGTCGCGCACACCGTGGCCATCGGCGAGGGGCAGGCGCCGGCCGACGGTGCGCTGCCGACCCCCGACGACATCGAGGCGCTCGACGCGAACCCCGTGCGGGCGATGACCCGCGAGGGGACCGATGCGATGGTCGCCGAGATCGAGGCGGCGAAGAAGGACGGGGACACCCTCGGTGGTGTCGTCGAGGTGCTCGCCTACGACGTCCCCCCGGGGCTGGGGAGCCACGTCCACTGGGACCGCCGGCTGGACTCGCGGCTCGCCGGCGCCCTCATGGGCATCCAGGCGATCAAGGGCGTCGAGGTCGGCGACGGCTTCACGACCGCCCGCCGACGCGGATCGGCGGCGCACGACGAGATGGAGCGCGACACCGACGGGACCATCCGTCGGCGCACCGGCCGTGCCGGGGGGACCGAGGGTGGGATGAGCACCGGTGAGGTCCTGCGCGTGCGTGCGGGCATGAAGCCGATCAGCACCGTCCCGCGGGCCCTCGACACCGTCGACGTCACGGGAACGGACCCGGCGACGGCGATCCACCAGCGGTCCGACGTCTGCGCCGTCCCGGCTGCGGGGGTCGTCGCCCAGGCCATGGTCGCGCTCGTGCTCGCCGAGGCCTGCGTGGAGAAGTTCGGTGGCGACTCCGTCGCGGAGACGGCGCGCAACCACCGTGGGTACCTCGAGTCGATCCCGCAGCTCATGCGGTCGTGGGACGCATGA
- a CDS encoding shikimate dehydrogenase: MTSRAGVLGSPIAHSLSPTLHRAGYVAAGLTEWTYTSHEVDEGGLAPFVAGLTQEWRGLSLTMPLKVVGGDLAETVTDTARAARAVNTLVRTATGWAADNTDVHGITAALRGAGVEGVDRATVVGSGATARSALLGLVGLGATHVTVAARRPERAEALRDVADVSLEIVPLEEWARTGAPAIVSTLPGGTANGAAAGHVDDGLAGATVLDVVYADWPTPLARAATAHGAQVVSGLEMLVHQAARQFELFTGVAAPVAAMQAAGRAALGHSPDA, from the coding sequence ATGACCTCGCGCGCCGGCGTCCTGGGGTCCCCGATCGCTCACTCGCTGTCCCCGACCCTGCACCGGGCCGGGTACGTGGCGGCGGGGCTGACGGAGTGGACCTACACCTCGCACGAGGTTGACGAAGGGGGACTGGCCCCCTTCGTCGCCGGGCTCACCCAGGAGTGGCGCGGCCTGAGCCTGACGATGCCGCTCAAGGTCGTCGGTGGTGACCTCGCCGAGACCGTCACCGACACCGCCCGGGCCGCCCGGGCGGTCAACACCCTCGTGCGCACGGCCACCGGCTGGGCCGCGGACAACACCGACGTCCACGGCATCACGGCCGCCCTGCGCGGGGCCGGTGTCGAGGGCGTCGACCGGGCCACCGTCGTGGGCTCCGGGGCGACCGCCCGCTCGGCCCTGCTGGGACTGGTGGGGCTGGGTGCCACGCACGTCACGGTCGCGGCGCGCAGGCCCGAGCGGGCCGAGGCGCTGCGCGACGTCGCCGACGTCTCGCTCGAGATCGTCCCCCTCGAGGAGTGGGCGCGCACCGGCGCCCCCGCCATCGTCTCGACGCTCCCCGGCGGGACGGCCAACGGCGCCGCGGCGGGCCACGTCGACGACGGCCTCGCCGGTGCGACCGTCCTCGACGTCGTCTACGCGGACTGGCCGACGCCGCTGGCCCGCGCCGCCACCGCCCACGGCGCGCAGGTCGTCTCCGGCCTGGAGATGCTCGTGCACCAGGCCGCGCGGCAGTTCGAGCTCTTCACCGGCGTGGCCGCGCCCGTGGCGGCGATGCAGGCTGCCGGTCGGGCCGCCCTGGGTCACTCCCCGGACGCCTGA
- the mltG gene encoding endolytic transglycosylase MltG, whose product MTRLDDSIFDDGRGAGHDEHDVVHRTRAERRRDHRRGGRRSRHDGGGPGRRRAVSAVVLVLAAALVLAAVWFAFGSLRSLLPGGGEPNDYPGPGRGEVEVVIDSGASGAMIGETLEEADVVKTTSSFTAVATAQPERAARIQPGTYSMLKKMSATDAFDRLLSPESRIAKGVTIPEGLWRSEVYERLSEGTGVPVKEYEQAEESDRLELPPQAEGAIEGWLFPSTYEFADDASAVQQLNKMIDQTVAQLEEAGVPKDEWERTLTVASIVEGEAGEADRHKVARVVENRLADPTGPTRGMLQMDSTIHYMLQKRGTVTTSDKERNTDSPYNTYKNQGLPPGPINNPGAAAIDAAGNPAEGDWLFFVTVDPSTGETKFAETEAEHQQNVQEFCSNTGSCE is encoded by the coding sequence ATGACGAGGCTCGACGACAGCATCTTCGACGACGGTCGCGGCGCGGGCCACGACGAGCACGACGTCGTGCACCGGACCCGTGCGGAGCGGCGCAGGGACCACCGGCGCGGCGGGCGCCGGTCACGCCATGACGGCGGGGGCCCCGGCCGGCGCCGTGCCGTGTCGGCCGTCGTGCTGGTCCTCGCGGCGGCGCTCGTCCTCGCGGCGGTGTGGTTCGCCTTCGGCTCCCTGCGTTCGCTCCTGCCCGGTGGGGGCGAGCCGAACGACTACCCCGGCCCCGGCAGGGGGGAGGTCGAGGTGGTCATCGACTCCGGCGCGTCCGGCGCGATGATCGGCGAGACCCTCGAGGAGGCCGACGTCGTCAAGACCACGAGCAGCTTCACCGCGGTGGCCACGGCACAGCCGGAGCGGGCCGCCAGGATCCAGCCCGGCACCTACTCGATGCTGAAGAAGATGTCGGCCACCGACGCCTTCGACCGCCTGCTCTCCCCGGAGAGCCGGATCGCCAAGGGCGTGACCATCCCCGAGGGGTTGTGGCGCTCGGAGGTCTACGAGCGCCTGTCCGAGGGCACGGGTGTCCCCGTGAAGGAGTACGAGCAGGCCGAGGAGTCGGACCGGCTCGAGCTGCCCCCGCAGGCGGAGGGTGCGATCGAGGGCTGGCTCTTCCCCTCCACCTACGAGTTCGCCGACGACGCGAGCGCCGTGCAGCAGCTGAACAAGATGATCGACCAGACGGTCGCGCAGCTCGAGGAGGCAGGGGTCCCGAAGGACGAGTGGGAGCGCACCCTCACCGTCGCCTCCATCGTCGAGGGTGAGGCCGGTGAGGCGGACCGCCACAAGGTCGCGCGCGTGGTCGAGAACCGCCTCGCCGACCCCACGGGCCCGACCCGCGGGATGCTGCAGATGGACTCGACGATCCACTACATGCTGCAGAAGCGGGGGACGGTGACGACCTCCGACAAGGAGCGCAACACCGACAGCCCCTACAACACGTACAAGAACCAGGGCCTGCCTCCGGGGCCGATCAACAACCCCGGTGCCGCCGCCATCGACGCCGCGGGCAACCCTGCCGAGGGCGACTGGCTCTTCTTCGTCACCGTGGACCCCTCCACGGGGGAGACGAAGTTCGCCGAGACCGAGGCCGAGCACCAGCAGAACGTCCAGGAGTTCTGCAGCAACACCGGCAGCTGCGAGTGA
- the ruvX gene encoding Holliday junction resolvase RuvX — translation MRTGARLGIDVGDARVGVATSDPAGLLATPVETIARDLEHDSDIDRVVELTGELSVVEVVVGLPRSLDGGEGPAARRVRDWAQALRRALGAAPIANTPVRLVDERLSTVDAHRGLRDSGVAGRNHREVVDQAAAVLILQTALDTERATGGPPGERVGRPRRRTPRKGKDA, via the coding sequence ATGCGCACCGGAGCACGCCTGGGTATCGACGTCGGGGACGCCCGGGTCGGGGTCGCGACGAGCGACCCCGCCGGGCTCCTGGCGACCCCGGTCGAGACCATCGCCCGCGACCTCGAGCACGACAGCGACATCGACCGGGTCGTCGAGCTGACCGGCGAGCTGTCGGTCGTCGAGGTGGTCGTCGGTCTGCCGCGGTCGCTCGACGGCGGGGAGGGGCCCGCCGCACGTCGCGTGCGGGACTGGGCGCAGGCACTGCGCCGGGCCCTCGGGGCGGCACCGATCGCGAACACGCCGGTCCGCCTGGTGGACGAACGCCTGTCGACAGTGGATGCTCATCGGGGTCTGCGTGACAGCGGCGTGGCCGGGCGCAACCATCGCGAGGTGGTTGACCAGGCGGCCGCTGTGCTGATCCTGCAGACCGCACTGGACACGGAGCGCGCAACCGGTGGACCCCCCGGGGAACGGGTCGGGCGGCCGCGCCGACGCACACCGCGGAAGGGCAAGGACGCATGA
- the alaS gene encoding alanine--tRNA ligase, which translates to METAEIRRRWLTFFEARGHTVVPSAPLIHEDPTLLFVNAGMVPFKPYFSGQESAPWARATSVQKCVRTGDIDEVGKTSRHGTFFQMNGNFSFGDYFKREAIAFAWELLTTSQDDGGYGLDPDRLWATVYIDDDEAERLWLEETSIPAERIVRRGELDNYWSMGVPGPGGPCSEIFYDRGEEYGVDGGPEVDEDRFMEIWNLVFMQYELSAVRAKDDFDVAGPLPAQSVDTGMGLERIASILQGVDNMYEIDEVYPVLEKAAEMTGREYGTSSGQTAGDSHPDDVHLRVVADHVRSSLMLIGDGVTPGNEGRGYVLRRMLRRAVRAMRLLGYEEPALPHLLPISMERMSASYPELRTGFDRIAQIAYAEEQAFRRTLTQGTTILDTAVTETKQSGREVLSGEKAFALHDTYGFPIDLTLEMAAEQGLAVDREGFVRLMDEQRQRAKADARAKKGGHANTEVWKQLRSLGATDWRAYEELTTHGSVVGLVRDGATVEELEPGQTGQVVLDRTSFYAESGGQVADAGVIVADGTRLLVRDVQRPVKGLVAHTVEVADGPVRVGQETSAEVDPGWRVDACQAHSGTHVVHAALRQVLGPSALQSGSYNKPGYLRLDFAWNQSLSADARAEIEHVANLAVRDDLPVAADWMTLPEAREQGALALFGETYDELVRVVEIGGPWSRELCGGTHVRHSSQIGALTLTGESSVGSGVRRLEAFVGMNALQHLATERALVAELADIVKVPAGELPERVSDMIARLRETEKELEKVRREQVAASAGSLTDGAKDVAGVTFIGQHIAGASGDDLRRMVTDTRGRLGEERPTVVALTGDGSGKPVVVVATNESARAKGVRAGALVRVAAQTLGGGGGGKDDLAQGGGQDVAKVSEALAALEREIGA; encoded by the coding sequence ATGGAAACTGCCGAGATCCGGCGCCGCTGGCTGACCTTCTTCGAGGCGAGGGGACACACGGTCGTCCCCTCCGCCCCGCTGATCCACGAGGACCCGACCCTCCTCTTCGTCAACGCCGGCATGGTTCCCTTCAAGCCGTACTTCTCCGGCCAGGAGAGCGCCCCGTGGGCCCGCGCCACGAGCGTGCAGAAGTGCGTGCGCACCGGCGACATCGACGAGGTCGGCAAGACGAGCCGGCACGGCACGTTCTTCCAGATGAACGGCAACTTCTCCTTCGGTGACTACTTCAAGCGCGAGGCGATCGCGTTCGCCTGGGAGCTGCTCACGACCAGCCAGGACGACGGCGGCTACGGGCTCGACCCCGACCGCCTCTGGGCCACGGTCTACATCGACGACGACGAGGCCGAGCGGCTGTGGTTGGAGGAGACCTCCATCCCGGCCGAGCGCATCGTGCGTCGCGGCGAGCTCGACAACTACTGGAGCATGGGCGTGCCCGGCCCGGGCGGCCCCTGCAGCGAGATCTTCTACGACCGCGGCGAGGAGTACGGCGTCGACGGCGGGCCGGAGGTCGACGAGGACCGGTTCATGGAGATCTGGAACCTCGTCTTCATGCAGTACGAGCTCTCCGCCGTCCGGGCCAAGGACGACTTCGACGTCGCCGGACCGCTGCCGGCGCAGAGCGTCGACACCGGCATGGGACTCGAGCGCATCGCGAGCATCCTGCAGGGCGTCGACAACATGTACGAGATCGACGAGGTCTACCCGGTCCTGGAGAAGGCCGCGGAGATGACGGGGCGCGAGTACGGCACCTCCTCCGGGCAGACGGCCGGGGACTCCCACCCCGACGACGTCCACCTGCGCGTCGTCGCCGACCACGTGCGCTCCTCGCTCATGCTCATCGGCGACGGCGTCACCCCCGGCAACGAGGGACGCGGCTACGTGCTGCGCCGCATGCTGCGTCGCGCGGTGCGGGCGATGCGCCTGCTCGGGTACGAGGAGCCGGCCCTGCCGCACCTGCTGCCGATCTCCATGGAGCGGATGAGCGCCTCCTACCCCGAGCTGCGCACCGGCTTCGACCGGATCGCCCAGATCGCCTACGCCGAGGAGCAGGCCTTCCGCCGCACCCTGACCCAGGGCACGACGATCCTCGACACCGCGGTCACCGAGACCAAGCAGTCCGGTCGCGAGGTCCTGTCGGGGGAGAAGGCCTTCGCCCTGCACGACACGTACGGCTTCCCGATCGACCTCACCCTCGAGATGGCGGCCGAGCAGGGCCTGGCGGTCGACCGCGAGGGATTCGTGCGACTCATGGACGAGCAGCGCCAGCGCGCCAAGGCCGACGCCCGGGCGAAGAAGGGCGGCCACGCCAACACCGAGGTGTGGAAGCAGCTGCGCTCGCTCGGCGCCACGGACTGGCGTGCCTACGAGGAGCTGACCACCCACGGATCGGTCGTCGGCCTCGTGCGCGACGGCGCCACGGTCGAGGAGCTCGAGCCGGGCCAGACCGGTCAGGTGGTGCTCGACCGGACGAGCTTCTACGCCGAGTCCGGTGGCCAGGTGGCCGATGCGGGCGTCATCGTCGCCGACGGCACCCGCCTGCTCGTCAGGGACGTGCAGCGCCCCGTCAAGGGCCTCGTCGCGCACACCGTCGAGGTCGCCGACGGCCCCGTGCGGGTCGGGCAGGAGACCTCGGCGGAGGTGGACCCCGGCTGGCGGGTCGACGCCTGCCAGGCGCACTCCGGCACCCACGTCGTCCACGCCGCCCTCCGCCAGGTGCTCGGCCCGTCGGCGCTGCAGTCCGGCTCCTACAACAAGCCCGGCTACCTGCGCCTGGACTTCGCGTGGAACCAGTCCCTCTCCGCGGACGCCCGCGCCGAGATCGAGCACGTGGCCAACCTCGCCGTCCGGGACGACCTGCCGGTCGCCGCCGACTGGATGACCCTGCCCGAGGCCCGCGAGCAGGGAGCCCTCGCGCTCTTCGGCGAGACCTACGACGAGCTGGTGCGTGTCGTCGAGATCGGCGGCCCGTGGTCGCGCGAGCTGTGCGGTGGCACCCACGTGCGCCACTCCAGCCAGATCGGTGCGCTCACCCTCACCGGCGAGTCCTCCGTCGGCTCCGGTGTCCGTCGCCTCGAGGCCTTCGTCGGGATGAACGCGCTGCAGCACCTGGCCACCGAGCGGGCGCTCGTCGCCGAGCTGGCCGACATCGTCAAGGTGCCTGCCGGGGAGCTCCCGGAGCGTGTCTCCGACATGATCGCCCGCCTGCGCGAGACGGAGAAGGAGCTGGAGAAGGTCCGTCGTGAGCAGGTCGCCGCCTCCGCGGGATCGCTCACCGACGGCGCGAAGGACGTCGCGGGCGTGACCTTCATCGGCCAGCACATCGCCGGGGCGTCCGGCGACGACCTGCGCCGCATGGTCACCGACACCCGCGGCCGGCTGGGGGAGGAGCGGCCGACGGTCGTGGCCCTCACCGGTGACGGCTCGGGCAAGCCGGTCGTCGTCGTCGCCACCAACGAGTCGGCCCGGGCGAAGGGGGTCAGGGCCGGTGCGCTCGTCCGCGTCGCTGCGCAGACGCTCGGCGGCGGGGGCGGCGGCAAGGACGACCTCGCCCAGGGTGGCGGCCAGGACGTCGCCAAGGTGTCCGAGGCACTCGCGGCCCTCGAGCGCGAGATCGGGGCCTGA
- a CDS encoding replication-associated recombination protein A: MTSFDLFASAGGEPDGGAADLQAPLAVRMRPRDLDEVRGQQEVLRQGSPLRRLVEGSVSAVTGPMSAILWGPPGTGKTTLAHLVATAADRDFVQLSAVSAGVKDVRAVLEDAARARSLYGRQTVLFLDEIHRFSKAQQDALLPGVENREVVLVAATTENPSFSVIAPLLSRSILVTLESLTREEVGEVIDAALTDERGLAGGYDLADEARDHLVAIAGGDARRALTSLEAAAGVADGDVPFGRETPKSVPLTLAHVEQAVARAAVRYDRTGDQHYDVASAFIKSMRGSDVDAALHYLARQLEAGEDPRFIARRIVIAASEDVGLGDPTALQTAVAAMHAVAQIGMPEARIILAQAVVHNALAPKSNAAYTGINEAIADVRAGKVQAVPPHLRGSGYTQASDRAAGASGGAKVEGYVYAHDQPDGVAVQQYLPDDLDAELADRSYYRPTDRGFEARLQDRWAWLRERLRRR; this comes from the coding sequence GTGACCTCCTTCGATCTCTTCGCCTCCGCCGGTGGGGAACCCGACGGTGGTGCGGCGGACCTGCAGGCGCCCCTCGCGGTACGCATGCGGCCACGTGATCTCGACGAGGTGCGTGGTCAGCAGGAGGTGCTGCGGCAAGGCTCCCCCCTGCGCCGGCTCGTGGAGGGCAGCGTCAGCGCCGTCACCGGGCCGATGTCGGCGATCCTGTGGGGCCCGCCCGGTACGGGCAAGACGACCCTGGCCCACCTCGTGGCGACGGCCGCCGACCGGGACTTCGTGCAGCTGTCCGCCGTGAGCGCGGGGGTCAAGGACGTGCGCGCCGTCCTGGAGGACGCCGCGCGCGCGCGCTCCCTGTACGGCCGGCAGACGGTCCTCTTCCTCGACGAGATCCACCGCTTCTCCAAGGCACAGCAGGACGCGCTCCTGCCCGGGGTGGAGAACCGTGAGGTCGTGCTCGTCGCGGCGACGACGGAGAACCCGTCGTTCTCCGTCATCGCGCCGCTGCTGTCACGCTCGATCCTGGTCACCCTGGAGTCGCTGACCCGGGAGGAGGTCGGTGAGGTCATCGACGCCGCCCTCACCGACGAGCGGGGACTGGCCGGTGGCTACGACCTCGCCGACGAGGCCCGCGACCACCTCGTGGCGATCGCCGGGGGGGACGCCCGTCGGGCGCTGACCTCGCTCGAGGCGGCCGCCGGTGTCGCCGACGGGGACGTCCCCTTCGGCCGCGAGACGCCGAAGAGCGTCCCGCTCACCCTCGCCCACGTCGAGCAGGCCGTCGCCCGCGCGGCCGTGCGCTACGACCGCACCGGCGACCAGCACTACGACGTCGCCTCCGCCTTCATCAAGTCGATGCGCGGCTCCGACGTCGACGCGGCACTGCACTACCTGGCGCGCCAGCTCGAGGCGGGGGAGGACCCGCGCTTCATCGCCCGGCGCATCGTCATCGCCGCCTCCGAGGACGTGGGGCTGGGTGACCCGACGGCACTGCAGACGGCGGTGGCCGCGATGCACGCGGTCGCGCAGATCGGGATGCCCGAGGCGCGCATCATCCTCGCGCAGGCCGTCGTCCACAACGCGCTCGCGCCGAAGTCCAACGCGGCCTACACCGGCATCAACGAGGCCATCGCCGACGTGCGGGCCGGCAAGGTGCAGGCGGTGCCGCCGCACCTGCGCGGCAGCGGTTACACCCAGGCCTCCGACCGTGCCGCCGGTGCCAGCGGGGGAGCGAAGGTCGAGGGGTACGTCTACGCGCACGACCAGCCCGACGGGGTGGCCGTGCAGCAGTACCTCCCCGACGACCTGGACGCCGAGCTCGCCGACAGGTCGTACTACCGGCCGACCGACCGCGGCTTCGAGGCGCGGCTGCAGGACCGGTGGGCCTGGCTCAGGGAACGCCTGCGGCGTCGGTGA
- a CDS encoding MMPL family transporter — translation MGAHRDTSTHLHRLGVRVAKHPVAVIITWLVLAAFSLALALGTVTGHALFDDLSSGEITAPGEAREARDLLVEAGGGDFAADTLIVEGSPATSPFVRQQVARAVERIHETEGVARVINPLVLEEGVEDPRAGPLVQEQDDGRYGFVTVVEYEEDLEGEALEEAQRAVDVQLDEIVSGSRATDSKRGSVQMLVDEIVEQVSTDLKFGEGIALPITFVAMVLIFGGFLAAGIPLLGALASIAGALATLWGFAHVIELDATVVNIVTVLGLGLCIDYGLLIVSRFREEISLDLDGGDLPARGRDVIEQATGRTLDRAGRTVVFSAVTVAVAMSGLFFFPATFMRASGAAGVSVVALCLAVATTLVPALCALGARRLVRGRTERGRDDGVFARLAGRVQRAPWLVIALVLAALVAMALPATRMEVTSSGTELLPVGSDQRTFFAQLAEDYPELATPDVQVVTTADESQVRAWARDEAAALPHVDSVEVSEVGTTPADETVLTVDLRTDDEPLGDDSRALAAHLRSDGPPFAAHVGGQASGLADFVDALVDRAPWAAATVVLATFVLLFLMTGSVVVPIKALIMNVVSLGASLGVLVWVFQDGHLSGLLDFASVGALEVSIPVLVLAFAFGLSMDYEVFLLSRIVELHEQGRPTDEAVRLGLQRSGRIITSAALLMVIVFSGFILAQILAVKQTGVALVVAIIIDATLVRMLLVPATMSVLGEWNWWAPRWMKRLHARVGITE, via the coding sequence GTGGGCGCTCACCGGGACACCTCCACCCACCTGCACCGGCTCGGGGTGCGGGTGGCGAAGCACCCTGTCGCCGTCATCATCACCTGGCTCGTCCTCGCGGCCTTCTCCCTCGCCCTGGCGCTGGGAACGGTCACCGGCCACGCCCTCTTCGACGACCTCTCCAGCGGCGAGATCACCGCCCCGGGCGAGGCCCGGGAGGCCCGCGACCTCCTCGTCGAGGCCGGGGGCGGCGACTTCGCTGCGGACACCCTCATCGTCGAGGGATCGCCGGCCACCTCCCCCTTCGTCCGGCAGCAGGTCGCGAGGGCCGTCGAGCGCATCCACGAGACCGAGGGCGTCGCCCGGGTCATCAACCCGCTCGTCCTCGAGGAGGGCGTGGAGGACCCCCGGGCAGGTCCCCTCGTGCAGGAGCAGGACGACGGACGCTACGGCTTCGTCACGGTCGTCGAGTACGAGGAGGACCTCGAGGGCGAGGCGCTGGAGGAGGCGCAACGCGCCGTCGACGTCCAGCTCGACGAGATCGTCAGCGGCTCGCGGGCCACGGACAGCAAGCGCGGCAGCGTGCAGATGCTCGTCGACGAGATCGTGGAGCAGGTGAGCACCGACCTCAAGTTCGGCGAGGGCATCGCCCTGCCCATCACATTCGTGGCCATGGTGCTGATCTTCGGCGGCTTCCTGGCCGCGGGCATCCCGCTGCTCGGTGCCCTCGCCTCGATCGCCGGCGCGCTCGCGACGCTGTGGGGGTTCGCCCACGTCATCGAGCTCGATGCGACGGTCGTCAACATCGTCACCGTCCTCGGTCTGGGCCTGTGCATCGACTACGGGCTGCTCATCGTCTCCCGGTTCCGCGAGGAGATCTCGCTCGACCTCGACGGGGGCGACCTGCCCGCACGCGGTCGTGACGTGATCGAGCAGGCCACCGGCCGCACCCTCGACCGGGCGGGTCGCACGGTCGTCTTCTCCGCGGTGACGGTCGCGGTCGCGATGTCGGGGCTCTTCTTCTTCCCGGCCACCTTCATGCGCGCCTCCGGCGCGGCCGGTGTCTCCGTCGTCGCGCTCTGCCTCGCGGTCGCGACGACACTCGTCCCGGCGTTGTGCGCCCTGGGTGCGCGACGCCTGGTGCGGGGCCGCACCGAGCGGGGGCGTGACGACGGGGTCTTCGCCCGCCTCGCCGGTCGGGTGCAGCGCGCACCGTGGCTGGTCATCGCGCTCGTGCTGGCGGCCCTGGTCGCCATGGCCCTGCCGGCGACCCGCATGGAGGTGACCTCCTCGGGGACCGAGCTCCTGCCCGTCGGCAGCGACCAGCGCACCTTCTTCGCCCAGCTCGCCGAGGACTACCCCGAGCTGGCCACCCCGGACGTGCAGGTCGTCACCACCGCCGACGAGTCGCAGGTGCGTGCCTGGGCGCGGGACGAGGCGGCAGCGCTGCCGCACGTGGACTCCGTGGAGGTCAGCGAGGTCGGGACCACCCCCGCCGACGAGACGGTGCTCACCGTCGACCTGCGCACCGACGACGAGCCGCTCGGCGACGACAGCCGCGCGCTGGCGGCCCACCTCAGGTCGGACGGACCCCCCTTCGCGGCCCACGTCGGGGGCCAGGCCTCGGGGCTCGCCGACTTCGTCGACGCGCTCGTCGACCGGGCGCCGTGGGCGGCCGCCACGGTCGTGCTGGCGACCTTCGTCCTGCTCTTCCTCATGACCGGCTCGGTCGTCGTCCCGATCAAGGCCCTGATCATGAACGTCGTCTCGCTCGGCGCCTCGCTCGGCGTGCTCGTGTGGGTCTTCCAGGACGGGCACCTGTCCGGTCTGCTCGACTTCGCCTCGGTCGGGGCGCTCGAGGTCTCCATCCCGGTCCTCGTGCTCGCCTTCGCCTTCGGCCTGTCGATGGACTACGAGGTCTTCCTGCTCTCCCGGATCGTCGAGCTGCACGAGCAGGGCCGGCCCACCGACGAGGCCGTGCGGCTGGGTCTGCAGCGCTCCGGCCGGATCATCACCAGCGCGGCCCTGCTGATGGTCATCGTCTTCTCCGGCTTCATCCTCGCGCAGATCCTCGCCGTCAAGCAGACGGGCGTCGCCCTCGTCGTCGCGATCATCATCGACGCCACCCTCGTGCGGATGCTGCTCGTCCCGGCGACGATGTCGGTCCTCGGCGAGTGGAACTGGTGGGCGCCCCGCTGGATGAAGCGTCTGCACGCCCGCGTCGGGATCACCGAGTGA